A genome region from Leptospiraceae bacterium includes the following:
- a CDS encoding Fic family protein, which yields MNLLVHPLIVISFFTLYFLTIHPFQDGNG from the coding sequence TTGAATCTATTGGTTCATCCACTGATAGTAATTAGTTTTTTTACACTTTATTTCCTTACAATCCATCCATTCCAAGATGGGAATGGATGA
- a CDS encoding type II toxin-antitoxin system RelE/ParE family toxin yields MSYDVRWSEDALTDFKEILAYLNEKWGSNSVLKFQAKVEKEIEIISELPGIFPFLNKLKRIRKCVIVKQVSLY; encoded by the coding sequence ATGTCTTATGATGTGCGATGGTCTGAGGATGCCCTCACTGATTTCAAAGAAATTTTAGCTTACCTAAATGAAAAGTGGGGTAGTAACTCTGTTTTAAAGTTTCAAGCAAAAGTAGAAAAAGAAATTGAAATCATTTCCGAATTGCCTGGAATTTTTCCCTTTCTAAATAAATTAAAAAGAATCCGAAAGTGCGTTATTGTAAAACAAGTTTCTCTGTATTAA
- a CDS encoding IS701 family transposase yields the protein MDFILNEHSDLFSEYINSFDPLWVRKEQKEYFEKTLKGFSSEIKRKNIERISETIIDQDYQNLHHFITTSPWDKKDMNEIRINFMREHSNSYPTKKAILVIDDSGVLKRGNSTEGVGHQYIGQVGKVANGNVFVTSHLVSEFKHMPLDIKEFIPEDKTKTKEEQKFTTKIEIAIFLIEEAIRRGIKFEFVVADAWYGSSPNFTDYLEAKGLKYIVSIKSNRNIFYKFPNDLKSSEHKISELLTLIEPNAFRPLDIKLSDGSNKKIYFVRMDLKVKGLSGKEE from the coding sequence GTGGATTTCATACTTAACGAGCATTCCGATTTATTTAGCGAGTATATAAATTCTTTCGATCCATTATGGGTAAGGAAAGAGCAAAAAGAATATTTTGAGAAGACCTTAAAAGGTTTTAGTTCAGAGATAAAACGGAAAAATATTGAGCGGATTTCCGAAACGATAATAGATCAGGATTATCAAAATCTCCATCATTTCATTACAACTTCTCCTTGGGATAAGAAGGATATGAATGAGATACGTATTAACTTTATGCGAGAGCATAGTAACTCTTATCCGACAAAGAAAGCGATATTAGTCATTGATGATTCTGGTGTTCTTAAAAGAGGCAATTCGACAGAAGGCGTTGGGCATCAATATATTGGTCAAGTTGGAAAAGTGGCTAATGGCAACGTATTCGTAACCTCACATTTAGTGAGTGAGTTCAAGCATATGCCATTAGATATAAAAGAATTTATACCCGAAGATAAAACTAAAACCAAAGAAGAACAAAAATTTACAACAAAGATAGAGATTGCGATTTTTCTAATAGAAGAAGCTATTCGACGAGGAATCAAATTTGAATTCGTTGTTGCAGATGCATGGTATGGTTCTAGCCCTAATTTTACTGACTATTTAGAGGCTAAAGGTTTGAAGTATATTGTATCAATTAAAAGTAATCGAAATATATTTTACAAATTTCCTAATGATTTAAAAAGTAGTGAGCACAAGATAAGTGAGTTACTTACACTCATAGAGCCTAACGCATTTCGCCCCCTTGATATTAAATTATCAGATGGTTCGAACAAGAAAATTTATTTTGTTAGGATGGATTTAAAAGTAAAAGGATTAAGTGGAAAAGAAGAGTGA
- a CDS encoding transposase, with protein MIIETDRIGDWANAEVSYFISNATELRDDTVIRYYHRRNWIEVFYREVKDFLGADEYQVRSMDRILRHWTLCIVTYSMMQWLQHGKAIKEFVKKND; from the coding sequence GTGATAATTGAAACTGATAGAATTGGTGATTGGGCAAATGCAGAGGTAAGTTATTTTATTTCCAATGCAACTGAATTGCGCGATGACACTGTTATCCGCTACTATCATAGACGGAATTGGATAGAAGTATTCTATAGAGAAGTAAAAGACTTTTTAGGAGCAGACGAATATCAAGTAAGGAGTATGGATAGAATTCTTCGACATTGGACATTATGCATAGTAACCTACAGCATGATGCAATGGCTACAACATGGAAAAGCAATCAAGGAATTCGTAAAAAAAAACGATTGA
- a CDS encoding ISAs1 family transposase — translation MNEQLNIYEHFNELIDPRIERGRKHLLVDIIFVAIVSIISGADDWNEIEEFGNLKIEWLRKFIKLENGIPSHDTFNRVFSLLDPKKFSELAMELFNPNIVEGLDLISIDGKTVRRSVDKKNNKFPIHIVSAWSSKSGITLGQVKVEEKSNEITAIPELLSQIKVKNSIVSIDAMGCQKRLQKRL, via the coding sequence ATGAACGAACAGTTAAACATATACGAACATTTTAATGAGCTAATTGATCCGCGAATAGAGCGAGGAAGAAAGCATTTACTAGTAGATATAATATTTGTAGCAATCGTTTCCATCATAAGTGGAGCGGACGATTGGAATGAAATAGAAGAGTTTGGTAATTTGAAAATAGAATGGTTGCGGAAATTCATAAAGTTAGAGAATGGTATTCCATCGCATGATACATTTAATAGAGTCTTTTCGCTGTTAGACCCTAAAAAGTTTTCTGAGTTGGCGATGGAATTATTTAATCCGAATATCGTAGAAGGTTTAGATTTAATTTCAATAGATGGGAAAACTGTAAGACGTTCGGTCGATAAAAAGAACAATAAATTTCCGATTCATATTGTAAGTGCGTGGTCAAGTAAGAGTGGAATTACCTTGGGGCAAGTAAAAGTAGAGGAGAAGAGTAATGAAATTACAGCGATTCCTGAATTGCTTTCTCAGATAAAAGTGAAGAATAGCATTGTATCTATTGACGCAATGGGCTGTCAGAAAAGATTACAGAAAAGATTATAG
- a CDS encoding ISAs1 family transposase: MSEKITEKIIEQKGDYAIALKENQPTVYKEVLNYFEQQLRSGFERVNVGYSMTEQKGHGRIEKREYWLLSEIDWISKKNEWTG, translated from the coding sequence CTGTCAGAAAAGATTACAGAAAAGATTATAGAGCAAAAAGGCGATTATGCGATAGCCTTGAAGGAGAATCAACCGACAGTGTATAAAGAGGTTTTGAATTATTTTGAGCAACAATTGCGCTCTGGATTTGAAAGGGTAAATGTCGGTTATTCAATGACAGAGCAAAAAGGACATGGTCGAATTGAAAAAAGAGAATACTGGCTATTATCCGAAATTGATTGGATTTCTAAGAAAAACGAATGGACTGGATAA
- a CDS encoding ISAs1 family transposase gives MDWIKSVGMVRSEREYQGKKSIESRYFISTLTNPELFQKSVRTHWQIENSCHWILDVVFREDDSRIRAGYAAENFSIIRKIALNFLKNDTTFKNGVKAKRRAAGWDDKYRSKIIGF, from the coding sequence ATGGACTGGATAAAAAGTGTAGGGATGGTTCGTTCAGAGCGAGAATACCAAGGGAAAAAATCTATCGAGTCTCGATATTTTATTTCTACTTTAACTAACCCTGAACTTTTTCAGAAATCTGTAAGAACTCATTGGCAAATTGAAAACTCTTGTCACTGGATTTTAGATGTCGTTTTTCGAGAAGACGATAGTCGAATTCGTGCTGGCTACGCTGCCGAAAATTTTTCCATCATCAGAAAAATTGCTCTAAACTTTTTGAAAAACGATACCACTTTTAAGAATGGTGTAAAAGCAAAACGACGTGCCGCAGGATGGGATGATAAATATCGTAGCAAAATCATAGGTTTCTAA
- a CDS encoding transposase translates to MTFIQYDLNEIVGKDHELRKVESMIPFTEIVRSFKFSTSEVGRDGYGLEVGMKCLYLQFRYDLSDREMEERLRHDIAFRWFCKFSISDLTPDHSFFCRARKAIGPKNIGLFFEAINEKAKDKKIIRGVFHFADSSAIKAKESTWRERDKAKLAGEEKVNNSNIGNFSADTDARFGNKGRANAFRNL, encoded by the coding sequence ATGACATTTATCCAATATGACTTGAATGAGATAGTAGGCAAAGACCATGAATTAAGAAAAGTAGAATCAATGATTCCGTTCACAGAAATTGTAAGAAGTTTTAAATTCTCAACGAGTGAAGTAGGTCGCGATGGGTATGGACTAGAAGTTGGAATGAAGTGTTTGTATCTTCAATTTCGATACGATTTATCAGATCGAGAAATGGAAGAACGTTTGCGACATGATATTGCATTTCGTTGGTTTTGTAAGTTTTCAATTTCCGATTTAACTCCAGACCATAGTTTCTTTTGTCGAGCAAGAAAAGCCATTGGCCCAAAAAATATTGGATTGTTTTTTGAAGCTATCAACGAAAAGGCGAAAGATAAGAAAATTATTCGCGGAGTATTTCATTTCGCTGATTCAAGTGCAATCAAAGCAAAAGAATCTACATGGCGTGAAAGAGACAAAGCCAAATTAGCCGGTGAAGAAAAAGTAAATAATTCAAATATTGGAAACTTTAGTGCAGATACAGATGCTCGCTTTGGTAATAAAGGTAGGGCAAACGCATTTAGAAACCTATGA
- a CDS encoding SDR family NAD(P)-dependent oxidoreductase, translating into MDINFWRNKVIVITGTSSGIGEAILVALKDTPCTIFTLNRELKKIDLPHTAEIIPIKCDISLEADILTVQKEISKKTDTVDVLFNNAGITTHGRFDETDIGVFRKTFDINFFGTINLTSKLIEHIKRAKGVMIVTSTVSGLYGVPSRSAYSASKSALHAVFEAIRIELSELGVRSIVFCPPYTKTNLRSSGLTGNGQKLNEKQYSGKLLTPDQVANAMISAVENPNSRLVTMDSSGFFVKVLRLFAPAFLEKKMFKKLYNDFHH; encoded by the coding sequence ATGGATATAAATTTTTGGCGAAATAAAGTTATAGTGATTACGGGAACCTCTAGCGGTATCGGGGAAGCAATATTAGTCGCACTTAAAGATACGCCATGCACAATATTTACTCTTAATCGAGAACTGAAAAAAATTGATCTACCTCACACAGCAGAGATCATTCCGATCAAATGTGATATAAGTCTAGAAGCAGATATTTTAACTGTCCAAAAAGAAATTTCAAAAAAAACTGATACGGTTGATGTATTATTTAACAATGCAGGAATTACGACTCATGGAAGATTTGACGAAACGGATATTGGAGTATTTAGGAAAACATTTGATATAAACTTCTTTGGGACAATCAATCTCACATCCAAATTAATTGAACATATAAAACGCGCCAAGGGGGTAATGATCGTTACCTCGACTGTTTCTGGTTTATATGGAGTTCCTTCACGATCTGCATACTCTGCCTCTAAGTCGGCTCTGCATGCAGTGTTCGAAGCTATTCGAATTGAGTTATCTGAATTAGGCGTTCGTTCTATTGTTTTTTGTCCACCCTATACAAAAACTAATCTTAGGTCTTCTGGATTAACAGGAAATGGGCAAAAATTAAACGAAAAACAATATTCAGGAAAACTTCTTACACCTGACCAAGTTGCCAATGCAATGATAAGTGCAGTTGAAAATCCAAATTCAAGATTGGTAACAATGGATTCAAGTGGGTTCTTTGTGAAAGTGTTACGGCTATTTGCCCCAGCTTTTTTAGAAAAAAAAATGTTCAAAAAACTTTATAACGACTTTCACCATTAA
- a CDS encoding TraB/GumN family protein gives MNTVIEQESISKEPIRRIKINESEVTILGTAHISPKSVEAVREIIEKEKPDTVCVELCKSRMTSIQDSEHWKKLDIFKVFKERKMYLLLASLILSSFQKKLGKGEIKPGDELRAAMDEGKKIGAKVVPVDREIQTTLKRSWGNVGFFSKMYLLSALITSLLVKEEVTPEKIEELKSDDALKDLFSQLPPRYNSIKEVIIDERDKYLAENIRREAKDSKKIFAVVGAGHLEGIMKHITEDQTIDHLDEIPKDGIGSKLQLAILPLFILGLMGATFYFSGFQAGTELVKEWIIVKGVCAAIGALIALAHPISIILAFIAAPIGNFNPIIKPGWLAALTEIWMKKPLVEDFEKIADDSEHFTGFWKNRVLKIFLVLILPQVGSSIGTFLVTWKGIKGLF, from the coding sequence TTGAATACAGTTATAGAACAAGAATCAATCTCCAAAGAACCAATTCGTAGAATTAAAATCAATGAATCAGAAGTCACAATTTTAGGTACCGCACATATCAGCCCAAAAAGTGTGGAAGCTGTCAGAGAAATTATTGAAAAAGAAAAACCTGATACTGTTTGTGTAGAATTATGTAAGTCAAGAATGACTTCGATCCAAGATTCAGAACATTGGAAAAAATTAGATATATTCAAAGTTTTTAAAGAGCGTAAGATGTATTTGCTCCTAGCTAGTTTGATTTTATCTTCCTTCCAAAAGAAATTAGGCAAAGGGGAAATTAAACCGGGGGACGAACTCCGCGCCGCAATGGATGAAGGAAAAAAAATCGGAGCCAAAGTTGTTCCGGTTGATAGAGAAATTCAAACTACACTCAAACGCTCTTGGGGCAACGTTGGTTTTTTTTCGAAGATGTATTTACTTTCAGCGTTAATTACATCTTTACTTGTAAAAGAAGAAGTTACTCCTGAAAAAATCGAAGAACTAAAAAGTGACGATGCTCTAAAAGATTTATTTTCTCAACTACCTCCGAGATACAATTCGATCAAAGAGGTAATTATTGATGAAAGAGATAAATACTTAGCAGAAAATATTCGAAGAGAAGCAAAAGATTCTAAAAAAATTTTTGCTGTAGTAGGGGCTGGTCACTTAGAAGGAATTATGAAACATATCACTGAGGATCAAACCATCGATCACTTGGATGAAATTCCAAAAGATGGAATTGGGAGTAAATTACAATTAGCCATACTTCCCCTTTTTATTTTAGGACTTATGGGAGCTACTTTTTATTTCAGTGGATTTCAAGCCGGCACCGAACTTGTAAAAGAATGGATCATCGTCAAAGGTGTATGTGCGGCTATCGGCGCGTTAATCGCCCTTGCACACCCAATATCCATTATCCTCGCTTTTATCGCTGCTCCCATTGGAAACTTTAATCCGATCATCAAACCAGGCTGGCTCGCCGCCCTCACAGAAATTTGGATGAAAAAACCGCTCGTCGAAGACTTCGAAAAAATCGCTGACGACTCCGAACACTTCACCGGATTTTGGAAAAATCGTGTCCTAAAAATTTTTCTAGTTTTAATTCTTCCTCAAGTGGGAAGTAGTATCGGAACATTTTTAGTTACGTGGAAAGGTATAAAGGGGCTTTTTTAG
- a CDS encoding type II toxin-antitoxin system mRNA interferase toxin, RelE/StbE family, with the protein MSEFRIAETKVFIKKIEKREFLEVYPKIKNKVYPQLKLDPIFGVNIKKLKGEYSDLYRYRIGKFRLIFTVDLSEKIIYITDLQLRKDAY; encoded by the coding sequence TTGTCTGAATTTCGGATTGCAGAAACAAAAGTATTTATCAAAAAGATTGAGAAACGAGAATTTTTAGAAGTCTACCCTAAAATCAAAAATAAAGTTTATCCCCAACTAAAATTAGATCCAATTTTCGGAGTAAATATTAAAAAGCTAAAAGGCGAATACTCCGATTTGTATCGTTACCGAATAGGCAAATTCCGATTAATCTTTACTGTTGATTTATCGGAAAAAATCATTTATATTACAGACTTGCAACTTCGTAAAGATGCATATTGA
- a CDS encoding CopG family transcriptional regulator: protein MAIILDICIQMNTFVYMTHTVSIRMEKNLYQSISKVAKANKRSISNYIEYAMERFVLEESFVSDEEMAEILSHKDFAANVKTAKKQIKSKEVRFV, encoded by the coding sequence ATGGCAATTATTCTTGACATTTGTATACAAATGAATACATTTGTATACATGACACATACAGTTTCAATACGAATGGAAAAAAATCTTTACCAATCAATTAGTAAAGTTGCGAAGGCAAATAAACGAAGTATTTCTAATTATATCGAATATGCAATGGAGCGTTTTGTTTTGGAAGAATCTTTTGTCAGTGATGAAGAAATGGCAGAAATTTTAAGCCATAAAGATTTTGCGGCAAATGTTAAAACTGCTAAAAAGCAAATCAAATCTAAAGAAGTTCGATTTGTCTGA
- a CDS encoding chemotaxis protein CheD has product MLSRESKVINVGIAEILLAKSPNILRTTLGSCIGVVLYQPDLKIGAISHIMLAKDPLGRDKLKNPGKYAETALPKLLKMMEEEGCKPGTYFARIFGAASMFKNITSTFLNNIGESNIIIVREFFAEKKIPILTEDIGGHEGRTISLYLDDGRILLKKSGIEKYLYKVR; this is encoded by the coding sequence ATGTTGAGTAGAGAGTCAAAAGTTATAAATGTTGGAATTGCGGAGATTTTACTTGCAAAATCTCCAAATATTTTAAGAACAACTCTTGGGTCTTGTATTGGAGTAGTTTTATATCAGCCTGATTTGAAGATAGGCGCAATTTCTCATATCATGCTGGCAAAAGACCCACTCGGTCGGGACAAGCTAAAGAACCCTGGCAAGTATGCAGAAACAGCCCTCCCTAAACTATTAAAGATGATGGAAGAGGAAGGCTGCAAACCTGGCACCTACTTCGCCAGAATTTTTGGAGCCGCTTCCATGTTTAAAAACATCACTTCTACCTTTTTGAATAATATTGGTGAAAGTAATATTATCATAGTACGCGAGTTTTTTGCAGAAAAAAAAATCCCAATCCTTACGGAAGATATAGGTGGTCATGAAGGCAGGACTATAAGTCTTTATCTGGATGATGGTCGTATTCTACTGAAGAAATCAGGCATTGAAAAATATCTTTATAAGGTAAGATAA
- a CDS encoding HDOD domain-containing protein, with product MKDQIDIILRDINKLPPMSNVVIKVMTLIQDPAVSIQELASEISKDPAITASIIKLSNSAYYRASKPIRTVQESLMTLGIKTVKEIILLTASKKILNKDLPGYQLEAEAMWLHSLVVAELSAKIAIHKKTGIPKDLAFTSGLLHDIGKVILAQFFPAKLLEIKQELKTSKASFTEIETKYFGYDHQEVGMKALETWNFPEELKEVVAYHHNPENAKHFSKLVAIVHIANQISVISGIGIDIGGISHELSAHSVKLLNVTEADIETYYLSIPDIQKSIIDLQSI from the coding sequence ATGAAAGATCAAATTGACATAATTCTAAGAGATATAAACAAATTACCCCCAATGTCGAATGTTGTCATTAAGGTAATGACTCTTATACAAGATCCTGCTGTATCAATTCAAGAACTTGCAAGTGAAATTTCTAAGGATCCTGCAATTACTGCTTCCATAATCAAACTATCAAACTCTGCCTACTATCGTGCGAGCAAACCGATTCGTACAGTACAGGAGTCTCTAATGACTCTTGGGATCAAAACTGTAAAAGAAATTATTCTACTAACAGCATCCAAAAAGATTCTAAATAAAGACTTACCAGGATACCAATTAGAAGCAGAAGCAATGTGGCTACATTCCCTCGTAGTTGCAGAACTTTCCGCAAAAATTGCGATTCATAAAAAAACAGGAATCCCAAAAGACCTTGCGTTTACTTCTGGATTACTTCATGATATTGGCAAAGTAATTTTAGCTCAATTTTTCCCAGCTAAACTTTTAGAAATTAAACAAGAATTGAAAACATCAAAGGCTAGTTTTACAGAAATTGAAACCAAATATTTTGGTTATGATCACCAAGAAGTAGGAATGAAAGCCCTTGAAACATGGAACTTTCCAGAAGAATTAAAAGAAGTTGTGGCATACCATCATAATCCGGAAAACGCAAAACACTTTTCAAAATTAGTTGCAATTGTTCATATTGCTAATCAAATATCTGTTATATCAGGAATTGGAATTGATATCGGTGGAATATCTCACGAACTATCAGCACATTCTGTTAAATTATTAAATGTCACGGAAGCGGATATTGAGACTTACTATCTCTCAATTCCTGATATTCAAAAATCAATTATAGATCTCCAATCTATTTAG
- a CDS encoding shikimate kinase, translated as MNIALIGPRGVGKSKVSRKLSKILSMPVLSTDMLAIYEAGGISIPEQIQADKGKWNNFRKLELSILENLSNSKNIILDCGGGILFDVDREGREFYSEKKVNVLKSFCTVFGLSHNTDYLVEKVINDSERPVLSQINSYREVLERRLPFYQSASDFYISVEGFEPKEVAKKISELI; from the coding sequence TTGAATATAGCATTAATAGGTCCGCGCGGGGTTGGCAAATCAAAAGTATCCCGAAAACTTTCCAAAATTCTATCAATGCCTGTCCTATCTACTGATATGCTTGCCATTTATGAAGCTGGAGGTATATCTATACCAGAACAAATTCAAGCAGATAAAGGGAAGTGGAATAATTTTCGTAAATTAGAACTAAGTATCTTAGAAAATCTTTCAAATTCAAAAAATATTATTTTAGATTGCGGAGGCGGGATTTTATTTGATGTAGATCGAGAAGGCAGAGAATTTTACAGCGAAAAAAAAGTAAATGTTCTAAAATCATTCTGCACTGTCTTTGGTCTTTCGCATAACACTGATTACCTAGTTGAAAAAGTAATCAATGACTCCGAACGTCCAGTATTAAGTCAGATTAATTCCTATCGCGAAGTTTTGGAAAGAAGACTGCCCTTCTATCAGTCCGCCTCCGACTTTTATATATCTGTCGAAGGGTTTGAACCGAAAGAAGTAGCCAAAAAAATCTCCGAACTTATTTAG
- a CDS encoding ATP-dependent 6-phosphofructokinase, translating into MNTKVDNFGECTIPNPAGYEFFTKEGSVVMFQTMFENPSNIQATIGENPICFEQSGPLEKIFFNPSKVTAGIVTCGGLCPGLNDVIRGLVMELHYRYGVPRILGFKYGFEGLVKKYGHKPLELKPDMVSNISRDGGSMLASSRGSQDIGDMVDFLGLHGVNILFCIGGDGTLRAANAIHEEIKKRGEKISIIGIPKTIDNDINMIHKTFGFSTAFSEAMTAISCAHVEAKGAPNGIGLVKLMGRHSGFITVNAALASKDVNFVLIPEQDFDLEGKGAFLPVLKERILQRNHAVILVAEGAGQKFFENNSETDPSGNKKLGDIGVFLKNEIGRYFKKEGLPINLKYIDPSYIIRSVPANAEDSVFCNFLAQNAVHAGMAGRTGMVVGIWNNVFTNIPISLAVAERKILHPERSSLWRSVIASTGQPNSMKAK; encoded by the coding sequence ATGAATACTAAAGTTGATAATTTTGGAGAATGTACAATTCCTAACCCTGCGGGATATGAATTTTTTACTAAAGAAGGTTCTGTTGTGATGTTCCAGACTATGTTTGAGAACCCAAGTAACATTCAGGCGACTATTGGAGAAAATCCGATTTGTTTTGAACAATCCGGTCCACTGGAAAAAATTTTTTTTAATCCGTCAAAAGTCACAGCAGGGATTGTAACTTGCGGTGGACTTTGTCCTGGATTAAATGATGTCATTCGTGGTCTTGTGATGGAATTACACTACCGATACGGTGTACCTAGAATTTTAGGCTTTAAATACGGATTTGAGGGTCTGGTTAAGAAATACGGTCACAAACCATTGGAGCTAAAGCCCGACATGGTATCTAATATTTCCAGAGATGGCGGGTCGATGCTTGCATCATCCAGAGGGAGCCAAGATATTGGGGATATGGTAGATTTTTTAGGATTACACGGAGTTAATATCCTTTTTTGTATTGGTGGTGATGGAACTTTACGCGCGGCGAATGCAATCCATGAAGAAATTAAGAAACGAGGCGAAAAAATTTCGATTATTGGAATTCCTAAAACCATTGACAATGATATCAATATGATTCATAAAACATTTGGATTTTCTACTGCATTTTCAGAAGCAATGACAGCTATTTCTTGTGCTCACGTAGAAGCAAAAGGTGCACCAAATGGAATTGGCTTAGTAAAACTTATGGGACGTCATTCAGGATTTATCACGGTTAATGCTGCATTAGCCTCAAAAGATGTAAACTTCGTACTTATCCCAGAACAAGATTTTGATTTAGAAGGAAAGGGAGCATTTTTACCTGTTTTAAAAGAGCGAATATTACAACGAAATCATGCAGTTATTTTAGTAGCGGAAGGAGCGGGGCAAAAATTCTTCGAAAATAATTCAGAAACAGACCCGTCTGGAAATAAAAAATTAGGCGATATTGGTGTTTTTTTGAAAAACGAAATTGGACGTTACTTTAAAAAAGAAGGGCTTCCAATTAATTTAAAATATATTGATCCAAGTTATATAATTAGAAGTGTTCCGGCTAACGCAGAAGATTCAGTTTTTTGCAACTTTTTAGCCCAAAATGCGGTTCATGCGGGTATGGCAGGACGTACAGGTATGGTGGTTGGTATTTGGAACAATGTATTTACTAATATTCCAATTTCACTTGCTGTAGCAGAACGAAAAATATTACATCCTGAGAGAAGTTCACTTTGGCGCTCTGTAATTGCTTCTACTGGACAGCCAAATTCTATGAAAGCTAAATAA
- a CDS encoding oxidoreductase, whose translation MLGASGLVGSSLLKYLLEDHSVKKISLFVRKKLDITNPKLTQIIVDYNNLESYSEFFQVDHIFCCLGTTIRTAGSRDAFKQVDFHYVIESAKLGKEKGVKNFSVVSAMGSNSKSRIFYNRVKGEMENSLQKIGFESLHIFRPSLLLGNRAEIRKGEKVGAVLSRVFSFAFIKGLKKYKPIQADYVAKAMIELAKNKTYGLQIIESDQMNI comes from the coding sequence GTGCTTGGGGCATCGGGACTTGTAGGTTCAAGTCTATTAAAGTATTTACTAGAAGATCATTCAGTAAAAAAAATATCTTTATTCGTTCGCAAGAAGTTAGATATAACAAATCCAAAACTTACACAAATTATAGTAGATTATAATAATCTAGAATCCTATTCAGAGTTTTTTCAGGTCGATCATATATTTTGTTGTTTAGGCACTACAATTCGAACTGCCGGTTCTCGGGATGCGTTCAAACAAGTTGATTTTCATTATGTAATAGAATCAGCAAAATTAGGAAAAGAAAAAGGAGTTAAAAATTTTTCCGTAGTAAGCGCAATGGGTTCAAATAGCAAATCACGTATTTTTTATAACCGAGTAAAAGGAGAAATGGAAAACTCATTACAAAAAATTGGATTTGAGTCGTTACATATATTTCGCCCATCATTGCTGTTGGGAAATCGAGCAGAGATTAGAAAAGGGGAAAAAGTAGGAGCAGTTTTATCCCGAGTATTTTCTTTTGCTTTTATTAAAGGATTAAAAAAGTATAAACCGATTCAGGCAGACTATGTTGCAAAGGCTATGATTGAATTAGCTAAAAATAAAACCTATGGACTTCAAATAATAGAATCCGACCAAATGAATATTTAA
- a CDS encoding HU family DNA-binding protein has translation MAAIGKATPIKKSQIIQELSQSLEITKKDVNAFLDSFVELAYKETKKNGAFIIPGVGKLILKKTKKRKGRNPATGQEIEIPAKTVVKFSLFKACKEAIVPTKK, from the coding sequence ATGGCTGCAATTGGAAAAGCTACACCGATCAAAAAATCTCAAATCATTCAAGAACTTTCTCAAAGTTTAGAAATTACTAAAAAAGACGTAAATGCTTTTTTGGATTCATTTGTTGAACTTGCTTACAAAGAAACCAAAAAGAATGGAGCGTTTATCATTCCTGGAGTAGGAAAGTTAATCTTAAAGAAAACTAAAAAAAGAAAAGGAAGAAACCCTGCTACCGGTCAAGAAATTGAAATTCCTGCCAAAACAGTTGTAAAATTTTCTCTTTTTAAAGCTTGTAAAGAAGCTATCGTTCCTACCAAAAAATAA